A stretch of the Ctenopharyngodon idella isolate HZGC_01 chromosome 14, HZGC01, whole genome shotgun sequence genome encodes the following:
- the ids gene encoding iduronate 2-sulfatase isoform X3 gives MPLGTLPDMENTAEAVRLLDSVKDAQNPFFLAVGFYKPHIPFRIPREYLKLYPIESMTLAPDPDVPKKLPDVAYNPWTDIRKREDVQALNLSFPYGPIPKDFQLQIRQHYFASVSYVDAQVGKILQALDDFGLAKNTIVVFSSDHGWSLGEHGEWAKYSNFDVATRVPLIVYKPGVTSPFSRPGEKTFPFIDVFQGTREQFGKGQGVESVVELVDVFPTLSNLAGLRPLRRCPLPSFKIELCTEGSSLAYLIRNPERDLNREAYSFSQYPRPSDSIQENSDLPDLADIRIMGYSIRSTDYRYTLWVGFDPLHCQPNMTDIHAGEMYLLAEDPGEDNNVFDEFDHATVLHKLGMLPSWTESLKHHLLYLSNGLKSKGIM, from the exons ATGCCTTTAGGAACCCTTCCTGACATGGAGAATACAGCAGAGGCCGTACGACTACTGGACTCTGTGAAGGACGCACAGAATCCATTCTTCCTGGCTGTTGGCTTCTATAAGCCTCATATTCCTTTCAGGATCCCACgg GAGTACCTAAAGCTCTATCCTATTGAGAGTATGACGCTGGCTCCAGACCCAGATGTTCCTAAGAAACTTCCTGATGTGGCCTACAACCCCTGGACTGACATTCGCAAGAGGGAAGATGTTCAGGCGTTAAATCTGAGCTTTCCTTATGGCCCCATTCCTAAAGACTTTCAG CTGCAGATCCGACAGCACTACTTTGCCTCAGTGTCATATGTGGATGCTCAGGTGGGAAAAATTCTGCAAGCCCTTGATGATTTCGGCCTCGCCAAGAACACTATAGTGGTGTTTAGCTCCGATCACG gtTGGTCATTAGGAGAACATGGTGAGTGGGCCAAATACAGCAACTTTGATGTGGCCACCCGAGTGCCATTGATCGTGTACAAGCCAGGTGTGACCTCACCTTTCTCTCGGCCTGGGGAGAAGACGTTCCCCTTCATCGACGTGTTTCAGGGCACACGGGAGCAGTTTGGCAAAG GTCAAGGAGTTGAGAGTGTggtggagctggtggatgttttCCCCACGCTGTCGAACCTGGCTGGACTGCGTCCTCTGCGGCGCTGCCCCTTGCCATCCTTTAAGATTGAGCTGTGCACCGAGGGCTCAAGCCTGGCCTATCTCATCCGCAACCCAGAAAGAGACCTTAACAGAGAAGCCTACTCATTCAGCCAGTACCCTCGGCCCTCAGACTCCATCCAGGAGAACTCTGACCTGCCCGACCTCGCCGATATCCGCATTATGGGCTACTCGATTCGCTCCACTGACTACCGGTACACCTTATGGGTGGGCTTTGACCCACTCCACTGTCAGCCTAACATGACAGACATCCACGCGGGAGAAATGTACCTCCTGGCTGAAGACCCGGGAGAGGACAATAACGTGTTTGATGAATTTGACCACGCCACAGTATTGCATAAGCTTGGCATGCTTCCGTCATGGACAGAGAGTTTAAAGCATCATTTACTGTATCTCAGCAATGGTTTGAAATCAAAAGGGATTATGTGA
- the ids gene encoding iduronate 2-sulfatase isoform X2 — protein MISTHIGGFMQETTLHSLNTSSLMDTEPFQWAKSFILVCKDKDGTLHSNLLCPVDVSEMPLGTLPDMENTAEAVRLLDSVKDAQNPFFLAVGFYKPHIPFRIPREYLKLYPIESMTLAPDPDVPKKLPDVAYNPWTDIRKREDVQALNLSFPYGPIPKDFQLQIRQHYFASVSYVDAQVGKILQALDDFGLAKNTIVVFSSDHGWSLGEHGEWAKYSNFDVATRVPLIVYKPGVTSPFSRPGEKTFPFIDVFQGTREQFGKGQGVESVVELVDVFPTLSNLAGLRPLRRCPLPSFKIELCTEGSSLAYLIRNPERDLNREAYSFSQYPRPSDSIQENSDLPDLADIRIMGYSIRSTDYRYTLWVGFDPLHCQPNMTDIHAGEMYLLAEDPGEDNNVFDEFDHATVLHKLGMLPSWTESLKHHLLYLSNGLKSKGIM, from the exons ATGATTTCAACTCATATTGGAGGGTTCATGCAGGAAACTACACTACACTCCCTCAATACTTCAAGTCTAATGGATACAGAACCTTTTCAGTGGGCAAAGTCTTTCATCCTG GTTTGCAAAGATAAAGACGGCACACTGCACAGTAATTTACTGTGTCCCGTGGATGTGTCCGAGATGCCTTTAGGAACCCTTCCTGACATGGAGAATACAGCAGAGGCCGTACGACTACTGGACTCTGTGAAGGACGCACAGAATCCATTCTTCCTGGCTGTTGGCTTCTATAAGCCTCATATTCCTTTCAGGATCCCACgg GAGTACCTAAAGCTCTATCCTATTGAGAGTATGACGCTGGCTCCAGACCCAGATGTTCCTAAGAAACTTCCTGATGTGGCCTACAACCCCTGGACTGACATTCGCAAGAGGGAAGATGTTCAGGCGTTAAATCTGAGCTTTCCTTATGGCCCCATTCCTAAAGACTTTCAG CTGCAGATCCGACAGCACTACTTTGCCTCAGTGTCATATGTGGATGCTCAGGTGGGAAAAATTCTGCAAGCCCTTGATGATTTCGGCCTCGCCAAGAACACTATAGTGGTGTTTAGCTCCGATCACG gtTGGTCATTAGGAGAACATGGTGAGTGGGCCAAATACAGCAACTTTGATGTGGCCACCCGAGTGCCATTGATCGTGTACAAGCCAGGTGTGACCTCACCTTTCTCTCGGCCTGGGGAGAAGACGTTCCCCTTCATCGACGTGTTTCAGGGCACACGGGAGCAGTTTGGCAAAG GTCAAGGAGTTGAGAGTGTggtggagctggtggatgttttCCCCACGCTGTCGAACCTGGCTGGACTGCGTCCTCTGCGGCGCTGCCCCTTGCCATCCTTTAAGATTGAGCTGTGCACCGAGGGCTCAAGCCTGGCCTATCTCATCCGCAACCCAGAAAGAGACCTTAACAGAGAAGCCTACTCATTCAGCCAGTACCCTCGGCCCTCAGACTCCATCCAGGAGAACTCTGACCTGCCCGACCTCGCCGATATCCGCATTATGGGCTACTCGATTCGCTCCACTGACTACCGGTACACCTTATGGGTGGGCTTTGACCCACTCCACTGTCAGCCTAACATGACAGACATCCACGCGGGAGAAATGTACCTCCTGGCTGAAGACCCGGGAGAGGACAATAACGTGTTTGATGAATTTGACCACGCCACAGTATTGCATAAGCTTGGCATGCTTCCGTCATGGACAGAGAGTTTAAAGCATCATTTACTGTATCTCAGCAATGGTTTGAAATCAAAAGGGATTATGTGA
- the LOC127494075 gene encoding lysozyme g isoform X3, giving the protein MANIYGDIMKIDTTGASEKTAKQDKLTIKGVEASKKLAEHDLARMEKYKSIIIKVGKAKKIEPAVIAAIISRESRAGAALKDGWGDHGNGFGLMQVDKRYHTPVGAWDSEQHITQGTEILIGFIKEIKAKFPQWTQEQCFKGGISAYNAGVKNVRTYEHMDVGTTGDDYANDVVARAQWFNGKGY; this is encoded by the exons ATGG CAAACATTTATGGAGACATCATGAAAATAGACACCACCGGTGCATCAGAGAAGACagcaaaacaagacaaattaACCATAAAGG GGGTTGAAGCCTCCAAAAAACTGGCTGAGCATGATCTGGCCCGGATGGAGAAATACAAGAGTATAATCATTAAAGTTGGCAAAGCAAAGAAGATAGAGCCGGCTGTGATTGCTGCCATCATATCCAGAGAGTCCAGAGCCGGAGCTGCTCTGAAGGATGGGTGGGGCGACCATGGCAATGGCTTTGGCCTCATGCAG GTTGACAAACGCTATCACACTCCAGTAGGTGCATGGGACAGTGAGCAGCATATCACACAAGGAACTGAGATACTCATTGGCttcattaaagaaattaaagcaAAGTTTCCCCAGTGGACTCAAGAGCAATGCTTTAAAG GGGGGATATCAGCCTACAATGCTGGTGTGAAGAACGTCCGTACATACGAGCACATGGACGTGGGCACCACAGGAGATGATTACGCCAATGATGTTGTGGCCCGAGCCCAGTGGTTCAATGGCAAGGGTTACTGA
- the LOC127494075 gene encoding lysozyme g isoform X2 — protein MYFLACIYGDVMKIDTTGASDSTAKQDNLTVKGVEASRKLAEHDLARMEKYKSIIIKVGRAKQMDPAVIAAIISRESRAGAALIDGWGDHGYAFGIMQIDKRYHTPVGACDSEQHITQGTEILIGFIKEIKAKFPQWTQEQCFKGGISAYNAGPGNVRTYERMDVGTAAGDYSNDVVARAQWYKSKGY, from the exons ATGTATTTTCTAGCGTGCATTTATGGAGACGTCATGAAAATAGACACCACGGGGGCATCAGATTCGACAGCAAAACAGGACAACTTAACCGTAAAGG GTGTTGAAGCCTCCAGAAAACTAGCTGAGCATGATCTGGCCCGGATGGAGAAATACAAGAGTATAATCATTAAAGTTGGAAGAGCAAAGCAGATGGACCCGGCTGTGATTGCTGCCATCATATCCAGAGAGTCCAGAGCCGGAGCCGCTCTGATAGATGGGTGGGGCGACCATGGCTATGCCTTTGGCATCATGCAG aTTGACAAACGCTATCACACTCCAGTAGGTGCATGCGACAGTGAGCAGCATATCACACAAGGAACTGAGATACTCATTGGCttcattaaagaaattaaagcaAAGTTTCCCCAGTGGACTCAAGAGCAATGCTTTAAAG GGGGGATATCAGCCTACAACGCAGGTCCGGGGAACGTCCGTACATACGAGCGCATGGACGTGGGAACTGCAGCCGGCGATTACTCCAATGATGTTGTGGCCCGAGCCCAGTGGTACAAAAGCAAGGGTTACTGA
- the LOC127494075 gene encoding lysozyme g isoform X4, translated as MACIYGDVMKIDTTGASDSTAKQDNLTVKGVEASRKLAEHDLARMEKYKSIIIKVGRAKQMDPAVIAAIISRESRAGAALIDGWGDHGYAFGIMQIDKRYHTPVGACDSEQHITQGTEILIGFIKEIKAKFPQWTQEQCFKGGISAYNAGPGNVRTYERMDVGTAAGDYSNDVVARAQWYKSKGY; from the exons ATGG CGTGCATTTATGGAGACGTCATGAAAATAGACACCACGGGGGCATCAGATTCGACAGCAAAACAGGACAACTTAACCGTAAAGG GTGTTGAAGCCTCCAGAAAACTAGCTGAGCATGATCTGGCCCGGATGGAGAAATACAAGAGTATAATCATTAAAGTTGGAAGAGCAAAGCAGATGGACCCGGCTGTGATTGCTGCCATCATATCCAGAGAGTCCAGAGCCGGAGCCGCTCTGATAGATGGGTGGGGCGACCATGGCTATGCCTTTGGCATCATGCAG aTTGACAAACGCTATCACACTCCAGTAGGTGCATGCGACAGTGAGCAGCATATCACACAAGGAACTGAGATACTCATTGGCttcattaaagaaattaaagcaAAGTTTCCCCAGTGGACTCAAGAGCAATGCTTTAAAG GGGGGATATCAGCCTACAACGCAGGTCCGGGGAACGTCCGTACATACGAGCGCATGGACGTGGGAACTGCAGCCGGCGATTACTCCAATGATGTTGTGGCCCGAGCCCAGTGGTACAAAAGCAAGGGTTACTGA
- the LOC127494075 gene encoding lysozyme g isoform X5, which yields MACIYGDVMKIDTTGASDSTAKQDNLTVKGVEASRKLAEHDLARMEKYKSIIIKVGRAKQMDPAVIAAIISRESRAGAALIDGWGDHGYAFGIMQIDKRYHTPVGACDSEQHITQGTEILIGFIKEIKAKFPQWTQEQCFKGGISAYNAGVKNVRTYEHMDVGTTGDDYANDVVARAQWFNGKGY from the exons ATGG CGTGCATTTATGGAGACGTCATGAAAATAGACACCACGGGGGCATCAGATTCGACAGCAAAACAGGACAACTTAACCGTAAAGG GTGTTGAAGCCTCCAGAAAACTAGCTGAGCATGATCTGGCCCGGATGGAGAAATACAAGAGTATAATCATTAAAGTTGGAAGAGCAAAGCAGATGGACCCGGCTGTGATTGCTGCCATCATATCCAGAGAGTCCAGAGCCGGAGCCGCTCTGATAGATGGGTGGGGCGACCATGGCTATGCCTTTGGCATCATGCAG aTTGACAAACGCTATCACACTCCAGTAGGTGCATGCGACAGTGAGCAGCATATCACACAAGGAACTGAGATACTCATTGGCttcattaaagaaattaaagcaAAGTTTCCCCAGTGGACTCAAGAGCAATGCTTTAAAG GGGGGATATCAGCCTACAATGCTGGTGTGAAGAACGTCCGTACATACGAGCACATGGACGTGGGCACCACAGGAGATGATTACGCCAATGATGTTGTGGCCCGAGCCCAGTGGTTCAATGGCAAGGGTTACTGA
- the LOC127494075 gene encoding lysozyme g isoform X1 gives MGLQVIFSMVFLANIYGDIMKIDTTGASEKTAKQDKLTIKGVEASKKLAEHDLARMEKYKSIIIKVGKAKKIEPAVIAAIISRESRAGAALKDGWGDHGNGFGLMQVDKRYHTPVGAWDSEQHITQGTEILIGFIKEIKAKFPQWTQEQCFKGGISAYNAGVKNVRTYEHMDVGTTGDDYANDVVARAQWFNGKGY, from the exons ATGG GGCTTCAGGTGATATTTTCCATGGTGTTTCTAGCAAACATTTATGGAGACATCATGAAAATAGACACCACCGGTGCATCAGAGAAGACagcaaaacaagacaaattaACCATAAAGG GGGTTGAAGCCTCCAAAAAACTGGCTGAGCATGATCTGGCCCGGATGGAGAAATACAAGAGTATAATCATTAAAGTTGGCAAAGCAAAGAAGATAGAGCCGGCTGTGATTGCTGCCATCATATCCAGAGAGTCCAGAGCCGGAGCTGCTCTGAAGGATGGGTGGGGCGACCATGGCAATGGCTTTGGCCTCATGCAG GTTGACAAACGCTATCACACTCCAGTAGGTGCATGGGACAGTGAGCAGCATATCACACAAGGAACTGAGATACTCATTGGCttcattaaagaaattaaagcaAAGTTTCCCCAGTGGACTCAAGAGCAATGCTTTAAAG GGGGGATATCAGCCTACAATGCTGGTGTGAAGAACGTCCGTACATACGAGCACATGGACGTGGGCACCACAGGAGATGATTACGCCAATGATGTTGTGGCCCGAGCCCAGTGGTTCAATGGCAAGGGTTACTGA
- the ids gene encoding iduronate 2-sulfatase isoform X1: MFVNTPMWLFVLILHVLEQDVFGIDSKQFNILYLIADDLRPTLGCYSDPVVKSPNIDQLASVSTVFYNAYAQQAVCGPSRVSFLTSRRPDTTKLYDFNSYWRVHAGNYTTLPQYFKSNGYRTFSVGKVFHPGIASNHSDDYPYSWSVPPYHPPSFKYEKRKVCKDKDGTLHSNLLCPVDVSEMPLGTLPDMENTAEAVRLLDSVKDAQNPFFLAVGFYKPHIPFRIPREYLKLYPIESMTLAPDPDVPKKLPDVAYNPWTDIRKREDVQALNLSFPYGPIPKDFQLQIRQHYFASVSYVDAQVGKILQALDDFGLAKNTIVVFSSDHGWSLGEHGEWAKYSNFDVATRVPLIVYKPGVTSPFSRPGEKTFPFIDVFQGTREQFGKGQGVESVVELVDVFPTLSNLAGLRPLRRCPLPSFKIELCTEGSSLAYLIRNPERDLNREAYSFSQYPRPSDSIQENSDLPDLADIRIMGYSIRSTDYRYTLWVGFDPLHCQPNMTDIHAGEMYLLAEDPGEDNNVFDEFDHATVLHKLGMLPSWTESLKHHLLYLSNGLKSKGIM, from the exons atgtttgtaaatacTCCGATGTGgttgtttgttttgattttacACGTTTTGGAGCAAGATGTTTTTGGAATAGACAGCAAACAGTTCAACATTTTGTACTTAATTGCTGATGATTTAAGACCAACTTTAGGTTGCTACTCTGATCCAGTGGTCAAATCACCAAACATTGATCAGCTTGCATCTGTGAGCACAGTGTTTTATAACGCCTATGCACAG CAAGCTGTTTGTGGACCTAGTAGGGTGTCTTTCCTAACAAGTCGAAGACCAGACACCACAAAGCTGTATGATTTCAACTCATATTGGAGGGTTCATGCAGGAAACTACACTACACTCCCTCAATACTTCAAGTCTAATGGATACAGAACCTTTTCAGTGGGCAAAGTCTTTCATCCTG GCATTGCCTCCAACCACTCGGATGATTACCCGTACAGCTGGTCTGTACCGCCGTATCATCCACCctcttttaaatatgaaaagagGAAG GTTTGCAAAGATAAAGACGGCACACTGCACAGTAATTTACTGTGTCCCGTGGATGTGTCCGAGATGCCTTTAGGAACCCTTCCTGACATGGAGAATACAGCAGAGGCCGTACGACTACTGGACTCTGTGAAGGACGCACAGAATCCATTCTTCCTGGCTGTTGGCTTCTATAAGCCTCATATTCCTTTCAGGATCCCACgg GAGTACCTAAAGCTCTATCCTATTGAGAGTATGACGCTGGCTCCAGACCCAGATGTTCCTAAGAAACTTCCTGATGTGGCCTACAACCCCTGGACTGACATTCGCAAGAGGGAAGATGTTCAGGCGTTAAATCTGAGCTTTCCTTATGGCCCCATTCCTAAAGACTTTCAG CTGCAGATCCGACAGCACTACTTTGCCTCAGTGTCATATGTGGATGCTCAGGTGGGAAAAATTCTGCAAGCCCTTGATGATTTCGGCCTCGCCAAGAACACTATAGTGGTGTTTAGCTCCGATCACG gtTGGTCATTAGGAGAACATGGTGAGTGGGCCAAATACAGCAACTTTGATGTGGCCACCCGAGTGCCATTGATCGTGTACAAGCCAGGTGTGACCTCACCTTTCTCTCGGCCTGGGGAGAAGACGTTCCCCTTCATCGACGTGTTTCAGGGCACACGGGAGCAGTTTGGCAAAG GTCAAGGAGTTGAGAGTGTggtggagctggtggatgttttCCCCACGCTGTCGAACCTGGCTGGACTGCGTCCTCTGCGGCGCTGCCCCTTGCCATCCTTTAAGATTGAGCTGTGCACCGAGGGCTCAAGCCTGGCCTATCTCATCCGCAACCCAGAAAGAGACCTTAACAGAGAAGCCTACTCATTCAGCCAGTACCCTCGGCCCTCAGACTCCATCCAGGAGAACTCTGACCTGCCCGACCTCGCCGATATCCGCATTATGGGCTACTCGATTCGCTCCACTGACTACCGGTACACCTTATGGGTGGGCTTTGACCCACTCCACTGTCAGCCTAACATGACAGACATCCACGCGGGAGAAATGTACCTCCTGGCTGAAGACCCGGGAGAGGACAATAACGTGTTTGATGAATTTGACCACGCCACAGTATTGCATAAGCTTGGCATGCTTCCGTCATGGACAGAGAGTTTAAAGCATCATTTACTGTATCTCAGCAATGGTTTGAAATCAAAAGGGATTATGTGA